The sequence AGTGGTAAAACAGTTAGCCGTAATTTTGCCAGCACCTACAAAGTATATAGGCAAGACTTCCACGAAGGCGGATGCGAAAAGGAAAAGCGAGCGTTAGTAATGGAACTGGAGGCTATACAAATTTTTTTGAATGGCCAGACGGGACGAGAAGTAACAGCCGCCGAAATTAAAGCCGAATACTTACGAAGGAAGCCCCGAAAGACCAAACCCAAACCAACAGCCGCAGAAAGCACACCGCTAACGCCCCCAGCCCCTACCATACAAGAGATAATACAGAATTTTTTGATAGCACAAGAAGGCCGCAAAATCCGACTTGCTACACTAAACTCATACAAAGCGTTTGGTAAAAAAATTATCACATTGATTGGTGATACTTATGTGAAGGATATAAGCACAAAAACACTTGAAAACCTTTACAGTCTTGTTTCTACCGAAAAAAGCAACGGATATGCAATGCAATTAATTGCGATTCTCAAAACGGCCATCAAACCGCGCGTAATTGATTTTGTTCCACCAGAACCAAGCAGACAAAAGCCTCTTACGTTTTTGGAACAAGGGGAACTTGAAAAGATAGCGGCCAGCCGCGAGGCTTTGCCTGAAAGATACCGCCGCGCCTGTGATTATTTTCTTTTCCTGTGTGAAACGGGTATTTCGCTAATAGACTTTGAAAAGTTCCAAGAACGCCATAAAATCACAATACACGAGGGTATTTTGTTTCTTGAGGGTGTAAGACACAAGACGGGGAAAACGTACTTTGTACCACTATCAGAGCGTGCCAAAGCAATAGGAGAGGCGTATGATTGGCAATTTGAATTACTGAATAGGGGAACATTAAGAAATCACATTCGGGCAATAGCCGAATTTTGCGGAATCGAAAAAAATATCAGCGCACATAAAGCACGGCACACTGTTGTAATGAACATTTTAGACCAAACGGGAGACATTGCTCTTGCAGCCGCC is a genomic window of Flexibacter flexilis DSM 6793 containing:
- a CDS encoding site-specific integrase — its product is MNVTFWFRDNQTDKAKKGVIMAVVQVANTSGKTVSRNFASTYKVYRQDFHEGGCEKEKRALVMELEAIQIFLNGQTGREVTAAEIKAEYLRRKPRKTKPKPTAAESTPLTPPAPTIQEIIQNFLIAQEGRKIRLATLNSYKAFGKKIITLIGDTYVKDISTKTLENLYSLVSTEKSNGYAMQLIAILKTAIKPRVIDFVPPEPSRQKPLTFLEQGELEKIAASREALPERYRRACDYFLFLCETGISLIDFEKFQERHKITIHEGILFLEGVRHKTGKTYFVPLSERAKAIGEAYDWQFELLNRGTLRNHIRAIAEFCGIEKNISAHKARHTVVMNILDQTGDIALAAATIGDNVATVSKHYGHLRLSGYAQMWEKYKKNK